A window of the Dictyostelium discoideum AX4 chromosome 4 chromosome, whole genome shotgun sequence genome harbors these coding sequences:
- the pwp2 gene encoding WD40 repeat-containing protein, which produces MKFGYKFSNLLGTVYNKGNILFTPDGNTVISPVGNRLTVFDLVNHTSITLPIQSKYNIRRLALSPNGQILITSDESGHTLIINLTRQVVLGEYKFFKTPKSILFSPNGAIIAIAVLEKVFLFKTPIIQKQPNPLIRLSVFTHKSAVISMCWSADSLKLMIGCKNGTLLIRQGKSERVSYFQVKGSGIINCFFGNEESTIAYAVTPTGLASWDYKTNEEMEQEKLERVENGETAYLREEEMDEEKLKVITENQRLYKGRWIFKGFKKFENYGVKCKVKTVCFHLKSKLLLVGFSTGQFILYEMPGFNQLYKLNISSHGISTSAINNTGEWLAFGCSELGQLLVWEWRSETYILKQQGHSYNMNTVAYSPDGQTIATGGEDGKVKIWNTTSGYCYITFTEHEGPVTAVKYSPVSSQNVVFSAGVDGTIRAFDLVRYRNFRTFVSPNKTQFSCLAVDPSGEIIAAGSLDSFEIYVWSVRTGRLTDILSGHQSPVCELAFDPINPFLASASWDKSCKIWNIFEDREIRESIQHTSDVLTCAYSQDGKKFIVSCLDGTIQIYETSTWGQIGLIDGKNDIMGGRGYKDEILAKNNSAGRAFTKIAFTPNGECIIAGGNSKYICIYHIDQQVLIKKYSTSSNLSLDGITLDINWKRVGEFGHLDAMEKDFDSDDDLYQQNKEYLTGSSKGDLSKRTTKKKQKTTSISVSPTGRAWAVSTTEGLLIYSLDDFLFFDPTDLSIDINPDSILSELNLKNYLKSLIMSIKLNEKPIIEKVFESIPFNEIQLVCQEFPIYYLKNFIQFLSGYFEKNHHLEFQMKWVKLISIYHGKYIKTNSLSMITSLRNLQKTITQTYNDISKVCDDNIFSMEYFKTVLLKELKSQEETNKISKKSQKYKKYLESKKNKEQEEDQFSDDEETVYQNNKKNKNK; this is translated from the exons atgaaatttggGTATAAATTCTCAAATTTGTTAGGAACAGTTTATAATAAAggaaatatattatttacacCAGACGGTAACACAGTTATTAGTCCGGTTGGAAATAGATTAACAGTTTTTGATTTAGTAAATCATACATCAATAACTTTaccaattcaatcaaaatataatatacGTAGATTAGCATTATCACCAAATggtcaaatattaataacatcCGATGAat ctGGTCATacattaattataaatctaACAAGACAAGTAGTTTTAGgtgaatataaattttttaaaacaccaaaatcaatattatttagtCCAAATGGAGC tattattgcAATTGCAGTATTagaaaaagtatttttatttaaaacaccaattattcaaaaacaaCCAAATCCATTAATTCGTTTATCAGTATTTACACATAAATCAGCAGTAATATCAATGTGTTGGTCAGCAGattcattgaaattaatgattggATGTAAGAATGGTACACTTTTAATTAGACAAGGTAAATCAGAGAGAGTATCCTATTTTCAAGTTAAAGGATCAGGTATAATAAATTGTTTCTTTGGTAATGAAGAGAGTACAATTGCATATGCAGTTACACCAACTGGTTTAGCATCATGGGATTATAAAACCAATGAAGAGATGGAACAAGAGAAATTGGAAAGAGTTGAAAATGGTGAAACAGCATATCTTAGAGAGGAGGAAATGGAtgaagagaaattaaaagttatAACAGAGAATCAAAGATTATATAAAGGTCGTTGGATTTTTAAAGgatttaaaaagtttgaaaATTATGGTGTAAAATGTAAAGTAAAGACAGTTTGTTTCCATTTAAAgagtaaattattattggttggATTTTCAACAGGTCAATTCATACTCTATGAAATGCCAGGATTTAATCAACTCtataaattgaatatttCATCACATGGTATTAGTACATCAGCAATTAATAACACTGGTGAATGGTTAGCATTTGGTTGTTCAGAGTTGGGTCAATTGTTGGTTTGGGAATGGCGTTCAGAAACTTATATTCTAAAACAACAAGGTCATAGTTACAATATGAATACCGTTGCATACTCACCAGATGGTCAAACCATTGCAACCGGTGGTGAAGATGGTAAGGTGAAGATTTGGAATACAACATCTGGCTACTGTTATATCACATTCACAGAACATGAAGGACCAGTCACCGCTGTTAAATATTCACCAGTTTCAAGTCAAAATGTTGTATTTTCAGCAGGTGTAGATGGTACCATTAGAGCATTCGATTTGGTTAGGTATAGAAATTTCAGAACATTTGTATCACCAAATAAAACTCAATTCTCCTGTTTAGCAGTTGACCCATCGGGTGAAATCATTGCAGCAGGCTCATTGGATAGCTTTGAAATTTACGTTTGGTCAGTACGTACCGGTAGATTAACCGATATTCTTAGTGGTCATCAATCACCAGTTTGTGAATTGGCATTCGATCCAATTAACCCATTCTTGGCAAGTGCATCTTGGGATAAGTCTTGTAAGATTTGGAACATTTTCGAGGATCGTGAAATTCGTGAATCCATTCAACACACCTCTGATGTATTAACTTGTGCCTACAGTCAAGATGGTAAGAAATTCATTGTCTCTTGTTTAGACGGTACCATTCAAATCTATGAAACCTCAACTTGGGGTCAAATTGGTTTAATCGATGGTAAGAATGATATTATGGGTGGTCGTGGTTACAAAGATGAAATACTCGCCAAAAACAATAGTGCCGGTAGAGCATTCACAAAGATTGCATTCACTCCAAATGGTGAATGTATCATTGCAGGTGGtaattcaaaatatattTGTATCTATCATATCGATCAAcaagttttaattaaaaagtatTCAACATCAAGTAATCTCTCTTTGGATGGTATTACATTGGATATCAATTGGAAAAGAGTTGGTGAATTTGGTCATTTGGATGCAATGGAAAAAGATTTCGAttctgatgatgatttatatcaacaaaataaagaatatcTCACTGGTTCCTCCAAAGGTGACCTTTCAAAAAGAACAactaaaaagaaacaaaaaacaacttCAATTTCAGTTTCTCCAACTGGTAGAGCTTGGGCTGTCTCTACAACTGAAggtcttttaatttattctttaGATGATTTCTTATTCTTTGATCCAACTGATCTTAGTATTGATATTAATCctgattcaattttatctgaattaaatttaaaaaattatttaaaatctttaatt atgagtattaaattaaatgaaaaaccaattattgaaaaagtatttgaatcaattccatttaatgaaattcaatTAGTTTGTCAAGAATTcccaatttattatttaaagaactTTATTCAATTCCTTAGTGGttattttgaaaagaatCATCATTTAGAATTCCAAATGAAATGggttaaattaatatcaatttaccatggaaaatatattaaaacaaattcattatcaatgaTTACATCTTTAAGAAATCttcaaaaaacaattactCAAACTTATAATGATATTTCAAAAGT ttGTGACGATAATATATTTTCGATGGAATACTTTAAGActgttttattaaaagaattaaaatctcAAGaagaaacaaataaaatttcaaaaaagagtcaaaagtataaaaaatatctcgaatcaaagaaaaataaagagCAAGAAGAAGATCAATTTAGTGATGACGAAGAAACAgtttatcaaaataataaaaagaataaaaataaatag
- the med29 gene encoding hypothetical protein yields MNLDSLSKIIKNKIQNVLYPTSKALLSSDDPSKRAETCYDLSQKIEEFELVCDELYGIIEIHKQNVIFSNINNGTHISKENNPEVLFNSLVSRLSTLRQTKSTMDSFAKEISIVQPIDNKANTNNNNNNNNNNNNNNNNNNNNNNNTNTNTNNTNNTNNTTNTNNTNNNNNNNYNNNNNNNNNNNNNNNNNNNNNNNNSINNSINNNSNNKVGSNDNPSTAPITENNTENNAGNTNNTNNNNNNNNNNNNNNNNNNNNNNNNTNQVAESSNISSNTTPPETTNIVNDPNSVSGGNLTNTEAPMEISDNSEIQHPQQEQQQQQQQQQQQQQQQQQQQQQPQEQIPQQQQPQLPMQQEQIQQLPQQQTPPSQQQPQQTPPLPQQFQQPLVNVNQITSPTLENQSISGNNNNNNDGQTISPQQQQEQLQLQMQQLQQLQMQQQQMNFNPTEPINTNFYNIDLQQPIQQQTLNNNNNNINSLENQINTNLGGNTFNTGTTPPLQQQPQPQQQQQINNPEINQIDDDNTMKETIDVDKIIEESNNVNNNVNNRQVIDLE; encoded by the exons atgaaTTTAGATTCTCTAtcgaaaattataaaaaataaaatacaaaatgTTTTATATCCGACTTCAAAAGCATTGTTAAGCTCAga TGACCCATCAAAAAGAGCTGAAACATGTTATGATTTATCACAAAAGATAGAAGAGTTTGAATTGGTTTGTGATGAACTTTATGGTATAATTGAAATCCATAAACAAAatgtaatattttcaaatataaacAATGGTACTCATATAAGTAAAGAGAATAATCCAGAGGTTTTATTCAACTCATTAGTATCAAGATTATCAACCCTTAGacaaacaaaatcaacaatggATTCATTTGCAaaagaaatttcaattgttcaacctattgataataaagctaatactaataataataataataataataataataataataataataataataataataataataataataataatactaatacaaataccaataataccaataatactaataatactactaatacaaataataccaataataataataataataattataataataataataataataataataataataataataataataataataataataataataataataataatagtattaataatagtattaataataatagtaataataaagttggtAGTAATGATAACCCATCCACTGCACCAATAACAGAAAATAATACAGAAAATAATGCAGGgaatacaaataatacaaataataataataataataataataataataataataataataataataataataataataataataataacacaaaTCAAGTTGCAGAAAGTTCAAATATAAGTTCAAATACCACCCCACCAGAAACTACAAATATTGTAAATGATCCTAATAGTGTTAGTGGAGGAAATCTTACAAATACTGAAGCACCAATGGAAATATCTGATAATAGTGAAATCCAACATCCACAACaggaacaacaacaacaacaacaacaacaacaacaacaacaacaacaacaacaacaacaacaacaacaaccacaggAGCAAATAccgcaacaacaacaaccacaactaccAATGCAGCAagaacaaatacaacaattaCCACAACAGCAAACTCCaccatcacaacaacaacctcaacaaacACCACCCCTACCTCAACAATTCCAACAACCACTTGTTAATGTTAACCAAATAACTTCACCAACATTAGAAAATCAATCCattagtggtaataataataataataatgacggTCAAACCATAtcacctcaacaacaacaagaacaactacaacttcaaatgcaacaactacaacaattacaaatgcaacaacaacaaatgaatTTTAATCCAACAGAGCCAATCAAtacaaatttttataatattgacctacaacaaccaatacaacaacaaactttaaataacaacaacaacaacatcaatagtttagaaaatcaaatcaacACAAATTTGGGTGGAAATACTTTCAACACAGGTACAACTCCAccacttcaacaacaaccacaaccacaacaacaacaacaaataaataatcctgaaataaatcaaatcGATGACGATAATACTATGAAAGAGACCATCGATgttgataaaataattgaagagtcaaataatgtaaataataatgtaaataatcgTCAAGTAATTGATTTGgaataa
- a CDS encoding EGF-like domain-containing protein yields MKNKILIEYIIFSILFIGLVFSQNIFSISKNSFLFSNEISFTLSTSDPISNYSGMEVVLIYLNKHVKCNFDSSTGETRCDPPEEMKSVKATINLSETQLNIDQNFNITFINVSDIYQDKTHIIIEGTLFDQLEKSKIAVSNGSTFLETVNVEPSKISVSLINLPSYSTGTFAFYYNNGFIGYLYYLPNRFTPYISSVSPFIINNNEDMLIKGVFFDEGSIFHIIPVDQQFTSIPYEINGPSTAIIKGESLKSIGISGRATIYYNSSTLGISNKIDIGFTLPTIIRVSYDFNLQQLFIIGNFLDSYGLTTTLDINGCAITNVPLLPNFQNSTLLIFNNPKLIFDYCVFKCSNSYSSPYLINVNPVLIKIDKTIERKGGNIYFSGNYLTEYTLKGGKIYDISIESQDKSFNYPCKDIKQIQYIGNQNYLMSCFIDQYFDFQFNLKLNGTFITESLLSVSYQPITINSISSTFYGTPDKVTIVGNSFCTQPYITIGGSNCLNPVTKISLNNQYDQIVCDFKSDVKGINITHTVNILCEQINSYSFDAFLYKLPIPCPTGGSLNKECFGNGVCNENSRSCTCNKGFAGFDCSITQSNPSTPPIPKVNDTITIIETSGNKFDIGIVQIREITFNNIVEKTFNLTNLKWNLQDQQSEFQFIYNTSINTDSKNSTNIETIIKVQISINNNSIESQQYDFLGDIITILPNSVKYQVEIQNWSFNNNLNSIQLIILSQSNSKSNCNDNSGTTNIFKYGEDSIRTLELTLSNGQTLVGTFSNRMKVDDRVIRTKIELLSNDKLNGIPLINRASNNIVSVLTINNFKKNVIIDPSFGLLISNDINTNDSCNDFPKWKIAVIVVCGAVGLSILFIVSFFLYKNFKTSLIILEIRSKLKKW; encoded by the coding sequence atgaagaataaaatattaatagaatatattattttttcaattttatttattgggtTGGTTTTTAGTCAAAATatcttttcaatttctaaaaatagttttttgttttcaaatgaaatatcATTTACACTTTCCACAAGTGATCCAATTTCCAATTATAGTGGAATGGaagttgttttaatttatttaaataaacacgTAAAATGTAATTTTGATAGCTCAACAGGAGAAACAAGATGTGACCCCCCAGAAGAAATGAAAAGTGTTAAAGCAACAATAAATCTCTCTGAAACACAATTGAATATTGATCAAAACTTTAATATTACATTTATAAATGTGAGTGATATTTATCAAGATAAAACCCATATCATCATTGAAGGTACATTATTTGACCAATTGGAAAAGTCTAAAATTGCCGTTTCAAATGGGTCAACATTTTTGGAAACAGTAAATGTGGAACCAAGTAAAATTTCAGTTTCTTTAATAAACTTACCATCATACTCTACGGGAACTTTTGCtttttattacaataatGGTTTTATAGGCTATCTATATTATTTACCAAATAGATTTACTCCTTATATTAGTTCAGTTTCACcctttataataaataataatgaagacaTGTTAATAAAAGGAGTTTTTTTTGATGAGGGTTCAATATTCCATATTATTCCAGTAGATCAACAATTTACCTCAATTCCATATGAAATAAATGGTCCTAGTACTGCAATTATTAAAGGTGAATCATTAAAGTCAATAGGCATCTCAGGTAGAGCAACAATTTATTACAATAGTTCAACACTtggtatttcaaataaaatagatattGGGTTTACACTTCCAACAATCATTAGAGTTAGTTATGATTTCAATTTACAgcaactttttattattggtaattTTTTGGATTCATATGGATTAACTACTACGCTCGATATAAATGGGTGTGCAATTACAAATGTTCCTCTATTaccaaattttcaaaattcaacattattaatttttaataatccaaaattaatatttgattattgTGTATTTAAATGTTCAAATTCTTATTCATCTCCATATCTCATTAATGTTAATCcagtattaattaaaattgataaaaccaTTGAAAGAAAAGGTGGaaacatttatttttcagGTAATTATCTTACAGAGTATACTTTAAAGGGTGGTAAAATTTATGATATATCAATTGAAAGTCAagataaatcatttaattatccttgtaaagatattaaacaaattcaatatattggtaatcaaaattatttaatgtcATGCTTTATTGatcaatattttgattttcaatttaatttaaaacttaATGGAACTTTTATTACAGAATCACTCTTATCTGTATCTTATCAACCAATAACAATTAATTCTATATCATCAACATTTTATGGAACACCCGATAAAGTTACAATTGTTGGTAATTCATTTTGTACACAACCATATATAACTATTGGTGGTAGTAATTGTTTAAATCCAGTTactaaaatatctttaaataatcaatatgaTCAAATTGTATGTGATTTTAAATCAGATGTTAAAGGAATTAATATTACACATACTGTTAATATTTTATGTGAACAAATTAATTCATATTCATTTGATGCTTTTCTTTATAAATTACCAATTCCATGTCCAACTGGTGgttcattaaataaagaatgtTTTGGAAATGGTGTATGTAATGAAAATTCTAGAAGTTGTACATGTAATAAAGGATTTGCTGGATTTGATTGTTCAATCACTCAATCAAACCCTTCAACTCCTCCAATACCTAAAGTTAATGAtacaattactattattgaaACTTCAGGTAATAAATTCGATATAGGTATCGTACAAATTAGAGAAattacatttaataatattgtagagaaaacatttaatttaacaaatttaaaatggaATTTACAAGATCAACAATCAgaatttcaatttatatataaCACTTCAATAAATACTGATTCAAAAAATTCTACCAATAttgaaacaattattaaagttcaaatttcaattaataataattcaattgaatctcAACAATATGATTTTCTTGGTGAtataattacaattttacCAAACTCTGTGAAATATCAAGTTGAGATTCAAAATTggtcatttaataataatttaaattcaattcaattaataattttatcacaatcaaattcaaaatcaaattgcAATGATAATAGTGGAACtacaaatatatttaaatatggtGAAGATTCAATTAGAACACTTGAATTGACACTTTCAAATGGTCAAACTTTGGTTGGTACATTTTCAAATCGTATGAAAGTAGATGATAGAGTAATTAGaactaaaattgaattactttcaaatgataaattaaatggaaTTCCATTAATAAATAGAGCAAGTAATAATATAGTCTCTGttttaacaattaataattttaaaaaaaatgtaattataGACCCTTcatttggtttattaatttcaaatgatatcAACACCAATGATAGTTGTAATGATTTTCCAAAATGGAAAATTGCTGTGATTGTAGTTTGTGGCGCAGTAggtttatcaatattatttattgtttccttctttttatataaaaattttaaaacttctttaattatattagaaattagatcaaaattaaaaaaatggtag